A stretch of Eleutherodactylus coqui strain aEleCoq1 chromosome 2, aEleCoq1.hap1, whole genome shotgun sequence DNA encodes these proteins:
- the LOC136610814 gene encoding interleukin-1 beta-like produces the protein MMAMAEVPEFNEIAMEYSEHVEEFYTDDLSIQVKTNKKQLQWKHHEEYRSTYRTGIKPEIRKPEKPKHSFKKAIMLVVVVERLKGIKGIDKQSFFSDEDLLNHILIEEDIDCSEIELLEAAKTQFRYNKTTVHVIRDYTQKCLALQEFQDNARLVALFLQGQNIEQEARINVNTYFAARPDVQKRPVTLGIEGSKLYLYCTAEEDPVLCLKEVADIKKLQNDDLLPYIFYKKVVNNKYNSFESAAFPGYYISTSQQENEQVQLMPEDNQVFLQDFIINPNN, from the exons ATGATGGCAATGGCAGAGGTTCCAGAATTCAATGAGATTGCAATGGAATACAG TGAGCATGTTGAAGAATTTTACACCGATGACCTATCCATCCAAGTGAAG ACCAATAAGAAGCAATTACAATGGAAACACCATGAAGAGTATCGGTCAACTTACCGTACTGGAATAAAGCCTGAGATAAGAAAGCCAGAAAAGCCAAAACACTCCTTTAAGAAAGCCATAATGCTTGTGGTAGTTGTGGAAAGACTGAAGGGAATAAAAGGAATTGACAAGCAGAGCTTTTTCAGTGACGAGGACCTGCTGAATCACATTCTTATAGAGG aaGACATTGACTGCAGTGAAATTGAACTTCTGGAGGCAGCTAAAACTCAATTTCGATACAATAAAACAACAGTGCACGTTATTCGGGACTACACACAGAAGTGCTTAGCTCTGCAAGAATTCCAAGACAATGCTCGTCTTGTTGCCTTGTTCCTACAAGGGCAGAATATTGAGCAAGAAG CCAGAATAAATGTGAACACCTACTTTGCAGCAAGGCCTGATGTACAGAAACGTCCAGTCACATTGGGTATCGAAGGCAGCAAACTCTATTTATATTGCACTGCTGAAGAAGATCCAGTTCTGTGCCTGAAG GAAGTGGCCGATATTAAAAAACTGCAGAACGATGACTTGTTACCCTACATCTTCTACAAAAAAGTAGTTAACAACAAGTACAACTCATTCGAATCAGCAGCCTTCCCAGGATATTACATAAGCACATCTCAGCAAGAGAATGAGCAAGTGCAACTGATGCCAGAAGACAATCAAGTCTTCCTGCAAGACTTCATAATCAACCCCAATAATTAG